One region of Papaver somniferum cultivar HN1 unplaced genomic scaffold, ASM357369v1 unplaced-scaffold_131, whole genome shotgun sequence genomic DNA includes:
- the LOC113332347 gene encoding F-box protein At5g07610-like: protein MYDSGTSSWRLSGFDSCSLPDEAIPWTPSIFWNGSLYWCDRKGFISYFDTDHELVGVVPLPSPAHTNRDMKSFDIAEFRGHFYLIEKDHGCYTFNIFELDSADCWNVKGPVDMRLNLYAGSPYDPIFRLYRDHIIFITEREEEEDSTKVVLLTKEKSVVTYDLKDMSFEKIHDLLARRQLYLCVRFYQYIESLARV from the coding sequence ATGTACGATTCCGGAACGTCTTCTTGGAGGTTGTCTGGATTTGATTCATGCAGTCTGCCAGATGAAGCAATACCATGGACTCCTAGTATCTTCTGGAATGGTTCATTGTACTGGTGCGACCGAAAAGGGTTTATATCTTACTTTGATACTGATCATGAATTAGTTGGGGTAGTGCCACTTCCAAGTCCTGCGCATACAAATCGTGATATGAAGTCTTTCGACATTGCGGAGTTTCGGGGCCATTTCTATCTTATTGAGAAAGATCATGGTTGTTACACTTTCAACATATTCGAATTGGATTCCGCTGACTGCTGGAATGTGAAAGGTCCGGTCGATATGAGGTTAAATCTATATGCTGGGTCTCCTTATGATCCTATATTTCGGCTTTATAGGGATCATATCATATTCATTACggagagggaagaagaagaagattcaacaaAGGTTGTGCTGCTAACAAAAGAGAAAAGTGTTGTCACTTATGATCTAAAAGATATGAGCTTCGAGAAAATTCATGATCTATTAGCACGACGACAACTGTATTTATGTGTCCGATTTTATCAATATATCGAGTCCTTAGCTCGTGTTTAG